A genomic segment from Scomber japonicus isolate fScoJap1 chromosome 11, fScoJap1.pri, whole genome shotgun sequence encodes:
- the LOC128367605 gene encoding RCC1 and BTB domain-containing protein 1-like isoform X2: MALTDTGEVYAWGYNNCGQVGSGSTANQPTPRRVSSCLQNKVAVSIVCGQTSSLAVVDNGEVYGWGYNGNGQLGLGNNGNQLTPCRLVALQGLCVQQIVSGYAHALALTDEGLLYAWGANTYGQLGTGTKSNQLSPVQIMTEKERIVEIAACHSTHTSAAKTQSGQVYMWGQCRGQSIVLPHLTHFTCTDDVFACFATPSVMWRLLSMDHDDFLTVAQSLKKEFDNPETADLKFCVDGKYIYVHKAVLKIRCEHFRSMFQSHWNEDMKEVIEIDQFSYSVYRSFLEFLYTDNVELPPEDAIGLLDLATSYCENRLKRLCQHIIKRGITVENAFTLLSAAVRYDAEDLEEFCFKFCVNHLTEVTQTSAFWQIDGNLLKDFICRASRCGAFKN; this comes from the exons GTGTATGCCTGGGGCTACAACAACTGTGGTCAGGTGGGCTCCGGCTCCACGGCGAACCAGCCCACACCCCGCAGAGTGTCCAGCTGCCTGCAGAACAAGGTGGCTGTCAGCATCGTCTGTGGTCAGACCTCGTCTCTGGCAGTGGTGGACAACGGAGAG GTGTATGGATGGGGCTATAACGGGAATGGACAACTTGGACTTGGGAATAATGGGAACCAGCTCACTCCTTGTCGACTCGTGGCTCTGCAGGGTTTATGTGTACAACAG ATTGTCTCTGGTTATGCCCACGCTCTGGCACTGACAGACGAGGGGTTGCTCTACGCTTGGGGTGCCAACACATATGGACAACTGGGCACCGGCACCAAAAGCAACCAACTGAGCCCAGTTCAGATCATGACTGAGAAAGAGAG GATTGTAGAGATCGCTGCTTGTCACTCCACACATACGTCTGCTGCTAAAACTCAGAGTGGTCAGGTGTACATGTGGGGCCAGTGCAGGGGCCAGTCTATCGTGCTGCCTCACCTTACGCACTTCACCTGCACTGACGATGTCTTTGCGTGCTTCGCCACCCCCTCAGTGATGTGGAGGCTTCTTTCTATGG ACCATGATGACTTCTTGACAGTGGCTCAGTCTCTGAAGAAAGAGTTCGACAACCCAGAGACAGCTGACCTCAAGTTCTGTGTTGATGGCAAATATATCTACGTCCACAAAGCAGTTCTCAAAATCAG GTGTGAACACTTCAGATCCATGTTCCAGTCCCATTGGAACGAAGACATGAAGGAGGTGATCGAAATAGATCAGTTCTCCTACTCAGTGTACCGTTCCTTCCTAGAGTTCCTCTACACAGACAACGTGGAGTTGCCTCCTGAGGATGCTATTG GTCTGCTGGATCTGGCCACATCATACTGTGAGAACCGCCTGAAACGTCTGTGTCAGCACATTATAAAGAGGGGAATCACCGTTGAAAATGCCTTTACTCTGCTGTCTGCAGCTGTGCGCTATGACGCGGAG GACCTGGAAGAGTTCTGTTTCAAGTTCTGTGTGAATCACCTGACTGAGGTGACCCAGACCTCTGCTTTCTGGCAGATTGACGGCAACCTGCTCAAAGATTTCATATGTCGAGCCAGCCGCTGCGGAGCCTTCAAGAACTGA